A genomic region of Aphis gossypii isolate Hap1 unplaced genomic scaffold, ASM2018417v2 Contig00458, whole genome shotgun sequence contains the following coding sequences:
- the LOC126554257 gene encoding uncharacterized protein LOC126554257, protein MLKDIQLYEKKNNSRRKSHHLFVSDTRSFSAVRNNTLEHIKTFLADRLDAEEWRAFKPLERLSITVTDLELNECHKMICPDINLVDFVTSYREASYTSEVAEKKMSIQLLKLLLLNEAWKPLSISVGRLLAAKPHSADVERLISYYNVLKTSGRSSLSPNTIKDCLYVKLNMPSVSEYNPKEAVLLWLNEKQRHSKVQEKATNQEWYQGVFPEAKADRLKQLSDDYNKCYSF, encoded by the exons atgttaaaagacATAcagttatatgaaaaaaaaaataattcccgAAGAAAGTCCCATCATTTATTCGTCTCTGATACCCGTTCATTTTCTGCTGTACGAAATAATACATTGGAacacattaaaacatttttagctGATCGACTAGATGCTGAAGAATGGAGGGCATTTAAACCGTTGGAACGCTTAAGCATTACAGTGACAGATTTGGAACTTAATGAATGCCATAAAATGATTTGTCcagatattaatttagttgactTTGTCACTAGCTACAGAGAAGCGTCTTACACATCAGAAGTTGCTGAAAAGAAAATGTCTATACAAttgttaaagttattattgttaaatgaagCTTGGAAACCATTAAGTATATCAGTG GGAAGACTGTTGGCTGCTAAACCCCACTCAGCCGATGTGGAAAggttaatttcttattataatgttttaaaaacatcagGTCGATCTTCCTTGTCACCGAATACTATTAAAGATTGTTTGtatgtcaaattaaatatgcCATCCGTATCAGAATACAATCCAAAGGAAGCTGTATTGTTATGGTTGAACGAAAAACAACGGCATAGTAAGGTGCAAGAAAAAGCGACCAACCAAGAGTGGTATCAAGGTGTTTTTCCTGAAGCTAAAGCTGATCGACTGAAGCAACTAAGtgatgattataataagtgttattcattttaa
- the LOC126554252 gene encoding peroxynitrite isomerase THAP4-like has translation MATKTIKPNGGSNCAVATCIYNASKAKRDGKQISFHRFHKNIEIRKQWTLKCKRKDNWNLNTSYICSNHFCESNFVHDLKAELMGNYCFVFYLVIIKCQSYIL, from the exons aTGGCTACAAAAACCATTAAACCTAATGGAGGTTCAAACTGTGCTGTAGctacttgtatttataatgctaGCAAAGCAAAAAGAGATGGTAAACAAATATCATTCCATAG gtttcataaaaatatagaaattcgAAAACAGTGGACACTGAAATGTAAGAGAAAGGATAATTGGAATCTTAATACATCTTACATTTGTTCTAATCATTTCTGTGAAAGTAATTTTGTGCATGATTTAAAAGCAGAACTTATgggtaattattgttttgtattttatttagttataattaaatgtcaaagttatattctgtaa